A single window of Jeotgalibacillus haloalkalitolerans DNA harbors:
- a CDS encoding Na/Pi cotransporter family protein — protein sequence MEVNWQEVFFTFIGGLGIFLFGLKFMGDGLQKSAGDRLRAILDRFTTNPFMGVLAGIVVTILIQSSSGTTVIVIGLVSAGFMTLRQAIGVIMGANIGTTVTAFIIGFDIGAYALPIIAVGAFLLFFVKKPQINNLGMVVFGFGGLFYGLELMGEGMKPLRELQAFIDLTQSMSEIPILGVVIGTVFTVVVQSSSATIGILQGLYSEDLITLQAALPVLFGDNIGTTITAVLASIGASVAAKRAAMVHVMFNVIGSVLFLILLIPFTAFIVWIDQFMNLNPEMQIAFAHGTFNVSNTIIQFPFIAALAWVVTKVVPGNDVVVEFKPKHLDPNFIEQSPSIALGQAKEEVLRMGQFAVQGLTESFEYLKTKNKKNAELGYQVEDAINNLDSKITDYLIQLSSSSLSAQESERHSVLMDTVRDIERIGDHFENVIELVDYQQANKVKMTDEAMADLNEMFTLAIEAVSQSIDSLDTNDHDKARGVAEKEDLLDKMERKFRKKHILRLNEGACTGQAGIVFVDIISNLERIGDHSVNIAEAVLGIRK from the coding sequence ATGGAAGTGAATTGGCAGGAAGTCTTCTTTACATTTATCGGGGGACTTGGGATATTTCTATTTGGTTTAAAGTTTATGGGAGACGGTCTGCAGAAATCAGCTGGTGACAGACTGAGAGCAATTCTGGATCGTTTTACAACTAATCCGTTTATGGGGGTCCTTGCGGGTATTGTTGTAACGATACTCATTCAGTCCAGTTCAGGTACGACAGTTATTGTCATCGGGCTGGTCAGCGCCGGATTTATGACACTTCGTCAGGCGATTGGTGTTATTATGGGTGCGAATATTGGTACGACTGTTACAGCATTTATCATCGGATTTGATATCGGTGCATATGCATTGCCGATTATCGCAGTTGGTGCATTTCTATTATTCTTTGTGAAAAAACCTCAAATAAATAATCTTGGTATGGTTGTCTTTGGATTTGGCGGACTCTTCTATGGTCTTGAACTAATGGGAGAGGGAATGAAACCGCTGCGTGAGCTTCAGGCTTTTATTGATCTTACGCAAAGCATGAGTGAAATTCCGATCCTTGGTGTAGTAATCGGTACAGTATTTACAGTTGTTGTTCAGAGTTCGAGTGCGACAATCGGTATCCTTCAGGGACTTTACTCTGAAGATCTGATTACCCTTCAGGCAGCACTGCCGGTTCTTTTCGGTGACAACATTGGTACGACAATTACTGCTGTTCTTGCATCAATTGGTGCATCAGTAGCTGCTAAAAGAGCTGCGATGGTACACGTGATGTTTAACGTGATCGGTTCAGTACTATTCTTAATTCTATTGATCCCATTCACTGCATTTATCGTGTGGATTGATCAGTTTATGAATCTGAATCCTGAAATGCAGATTGCATTTGCGCACGGAACATTTAACGTTTCAAATACAATTATTCAATTCCCATTCATCGCTGCGCTTGCATGGGTAGTAACAAAAGTTGTTCCTGGTAACGATGTAGTAGTGGAATTTAAACCTAAGCATCTTGATCCGAATTTTATTGAACAGTCACCTTCTATTGCGCTTGGTCAGGCGAAAGAGGAAGTACTGCGCATGGGTCAATTTGCAGTGCAGGGTTTAACAGAATCATTTGAATATCTAAAAACTAAAAATAAGAAAAATGCTGAACTCGGCTATCAGGTTGAAGATGCAATTAATAATCTTGATTCAAAAATCACAGATTATTTAATTCAACTTTCATCAAGTTCACTTTCAGCACAGGAATCTGAGCGCCATTCAGTGTTAATGGATACCGTGCGTGATATTGAGCGGATTGGTGACCATTTTGAAAACGTGATTGAGCTTGTGGATTATCAGCAGGCGAACAAAGTGAAAATGACAGATGAGGCAATGGCTGACCTGAATGAAATGTTCACATTGGCGATTGAAGCAGTTTCTCAATCAATTGACTCTCTTGATACAAATGACCACGATAAAGCACGTGGCGTAGCTGAGAAAGAGGATCTGTTAGATAAAATGGAACGTAAATTCCGTAAAAAGCATATTCTGCGTCTGAATGAGGGAGCGTGCACGGGACAGGCTGGTATCGTATTTGTAGATATCATTTCCAACCTTGAACGTATTGGAGACCACTCAGTTAATATTGCAGAAGCAGTACTTGGAATCAGAAAATAA